A part of Aegilops tauschii subsp. strangulata cultivar AL8/78 chromosome 2, Aet v6.0, whole genome shotgun sequence genomic DNA contains:
- the LOC109732782 gene encoding uncharacterized protein, producing the protein MSGISLAVAPRSDPDNGAERQPSSAMLGGVMGSLRVIELQLVAFIMVFSMSGLVPLIDLAFPVVTTLYLLALSRLAFPSLHSKVDDEAAAVHSAASQEIFRGSKLFQVYVVMGTTVGLFLPLAHVLGGFARGDDAAVRSATPHLFLLSCQILTENIVGSLGVFSPPLRALVPLLYTVRRVFVIVDWVYDVWTNKLITRTAPVQDKAWVWFGRYLAVANLVYFSINLFVFLIPKFLPRAFEKYFHTRNEVYAKTAEDKRARDLSSLDDDSAPKSEVCKKAD; encoded by the exons ATGTCTGGAATATCGCTTGCAGTGGCGCCGCGGTCTGACCCGGACAACGGGGCGGAGCGGCAGCCGTCGTCGGCGATGCTCGGGGGCGTCATGGGCTCGCTCCGCGTCATCGAGCTCCAGCTCGTCGccttcatcatggtcttctcgaTGTCAGGCCTCGTCCCGCTCATCGACCTCGCCTTCCCGGTCGTCACCACTCTCTACCTCCTCGCCCTCTCCCGCCTCGCCTTCCCTTCGCTCCACAGCAAGGTCGACGACGAGGCCGCCGCTGTCCACTCCGCCGCGTCCCAGGAGATCTTCCGCGGAAGCAA GCTGTTTCAGGTGTACGTGGTGATGGGCACCACGGTGGGGCTGTTCCTGCCGCTGGCGCACGTCCTGGGTGGGTTCGCGCGCGGCGACGATGCCGCCGTGCGCTCCGCGACGCCGCACCTGTTCCTGCTCTCCTGCCAGATCCTCACGGAGAACATCGTCGGCTCGCTCGGCGTCTTCTCGCCGCCGCTGAGGGCGCTGGTGCCGCTTCTCTACACCGTGCGCCGCGTCTTCGTCATCGTCGACTGGGTCTATGACGTGTGGACCAACAAGCTCATCACCCGCACCGCCCCCGTTCAG GATAAGGCCTGGGTGTGGTTCGGCAGGTACCTCGCGGTGGCGAACCTGGTCTACTTCTCCATCAACCTGTTCGTCTTCCTGATCCCCAAGTTCCTCCCCCGCGCGTTCGAGAAGTACTTCCACACGCGCAACGAGGTGTACGCCAAGACGGCGGAGGACAAGCGGGCAAGGGATCTATCCTCGCTCGATGATGACAGTGCGCCAAAATCGGAGGTCTGCAAGAAGGCCGACTGA